One Polaribacter sp. KT25b DNA segment encodes these proteins:
- a CDS encoding glycerol-3-phosphate dehydrogenase/oxidase: protein MNNFSYFNRENITNELKTTEFDVLIIGGGITGAGIALDAASRGMKVALIEKNDFASGTSSKSTKLIHGGLRYLKQFDFWLVKEVGTERAIVHKLAPHLVIPEKMILPLIEGGTYGSWLTSIGLKVYDILASVEGEDKRKMLTKKEALEKEPLLPKKILNGAGYYAEYRTDDARLTIEVLKTALNYDAKIINYTEATQFIYEENRVVGATVKDEFSDETYDIKAKYVVNACGPWVDELRQLNNSKTGKRLHLTKGVHLVVPHEKLPVKQSVYFDIPDGRMMFAIPRGKVTYFGTTDTNFQKDKDHVNTSIVDASYLISAVNNMFPKINLTIEDVQSSWAGLRPLIHEEGKSASELSRKDEIFVSDTELISIAGGKLTGYRKMAERIVDLVAKKYKRRFDKEFDDIKTEKIVLSGGTFKNFKEVKSYTDAIYNRIAEVDFSQKDAEYLVYNYGKQTDIILKKFDEYTDENQQEKMIKAEVWFTINYEMACNPTDFFMRRTGRLFFDTQSVYLYKNYVTQLFENQLKLDKITKEKNINNLDEKLISILNFN from the coding sequence ATGAACAATTTTTCATATTTCAACAGAGAAAACATCACCAACGAATTAAAAACCACAGAATTTGATGTTTTAATAATTGGTGGCGGAATAACGGGTGCAGGAATTGCTTTAGACGCAGCTTCACGCGGAATGAAAGTGGCATTAATTGAGAAAAACGACTTCGCTTCTGGAACTTCAAGTAAATCGACAAAACTAATTCATGGAGGTTTACGATACCTAAAACAGTTCGATTTTTGGCTGGTAAAAGAAGTAGGTACAGAACGCGCAATTGTACACAAATTAGCGCCACATTTAGTGATTCCAGAAAAGATGATTTTACCATTAATTGAAGGCGGAACTTATGGTTCTTGGCTAACATCCATTGGCTTAAAAGTGTATGATATTTTAGCTTCTGTAGAAGGAGAAGACAAGCGTAAAATGCTCACAAAAAAGGAAGCTTTAGAAAAAGAACCTTTGTTACCAAAAAAGATTTTAAATGGCGCAGGTTATTATGCAGAATACAGAACTGATGATGCGCGTTTAACAATTGAAGTGCTAAAAACAGCCTTAAATTATGACGCAAAAATCATAAATTATACAGAAGCTACACAATTTATTTATGAAGAAAATAGAGTAGTTGGAGCAACTGTAAAAGATGAATTTTCTGACGAAACCTATGATATTAAAGCGAAATATGTAGTAAATGCTTGTGGACCTTGGGTTGATGAATTACGCCAATTAAACAACTCTAAAACAGGCAAACGTTTACATTTAACAAAAGGAGTTCATTTAGTAGTTCCTCATGAAAAATTACCTGTAAAACAGTCTGTGTATTTTGATATTCCTGATGGTAGAATGATGTTTGCAATTCCGAGAGGAAAAGTTACCTATTTTGGCACAACAGACACCAATTTTCAAAAAGATAAAGATCATGTAAACACAAGTATTGTTGATGCGTCTTATTTAATATCTGCAGTTAACAACATGTTTCCAAAAATAAATTTAACCATAGAAGACGTGCAATCTTCCTGGGCTGGTTTACGCCCTTTAATTCATGAAGAAGGAAAATCTGCATCAGAATTATCTAGAAAAGATGAAATATTTGTTTCTGATACAGAACTTATTTCTATTGCTGGTGGAAAATTAACAGGTTATAGAAAAATGGCAGAACGTATTGTAGATTTGGTTGCTAAAAAATACAAACGTCGCTTTGATAAAGAATTTGATGACATCAAAACTGAAAAAATTGTGCTTTCTGGTGGAACTTTTAAAAACTTTAAAGAAGTAAAAAGTTATACAGATGCTATTTATAATAGAATTGCAGAAGTAGATTTCTCTCAAAAAGATGCAGAATATTTGGTGTATAATTATGGCAAACAAACGGATATCATTCTAAAAAAGTTTGATGAATATACTGATGAAAATCAGCAAGAAAAAATGATAAAAGCAGAAGTTTGGTTTACCATAAATTATGAAATGGCTTGCAACCCAACAGATTTCTTTATGCGCAGAACTGGTCGTTTATTTTTTGACACTCAGAGTGTGTATCTGTATAAAAATTATGTCACTCAACTATTTGAAAATCAGTTAAAATTAGATAAAATTACTAAAGAAAAAAATATTAATAATTTAGATGAAAAATTAATATCAATTTTAAATTTTAATTAA